From one Pseudanabaena sp. FACHB-2040 genomic stretch:
- the fabD gene encoding ACP S-malonyltransferase: MTKTAWVFPGQGSQAIGMGVDLLELPGARAKFEAASTLLGWSVLDTIQSPEDKVSNTLYTQPCLYVVESLLVDVLKERGYQPDRVAGHSLGEYVALYAAGVYDFETGLGLVKRRAELMSQASDGMMAALIGFDREELMAKLEDTPDVVLANDNNAGQVVISGTPAAVDAVLAGVKAKRGVKLNVSGAFHSPLMAEAATEFQAVLAPVAFQQAQVPVLSNVDPSPSVEPQVLKDRLAQQMTGSVRWREISLQLPQEGIERVVEVGPGNVLTGLIKRTCKDLELVNVGTLAQLEAVAG; encoded by the coding sequence ATGACAAAGACAGCATGGGTATTTCCTGGGCAAGGGTCGCAAGCTATTGGCATGGGCGTAGATTTGCTGGAATTGCCAGGGGCAAGGGCTAAATTTGAAGCGGCAAGTACCCTGCTGGGCTGGTCAGTCCTCGACACCATCCAAAGCCCGGAAGACAAGGTTTCCAACACGCTCTACACCCAACCCTGTCTGTATGTGGTGGAGAGCCTGCTGGTAGATGTGCTCAAAGAGCGAGGTTATCAGCCTGATCGGGTGGCCGGGCACAGCTTGGGGGAATACGTGGCGCTCTATGCCGCTGGCGTTTACGACTTTGAGACGGGGTTGGGGCTGGTCAAGCGCCGGGCCGAGCTGATGTCTCAAGCCTCGGACGGGATGATGGCTGCTCTAATTGGCTTTGACCGGGAGGAGTTGATGGCCAAGCTAGAGGACACGCCCGATGTGGTGTTGGCTAACGACAACAATGCAGGGCAGGTTGTGATTTCAGGCACGCCTGCAGCGGTGGACGCTGTGCTGGCTGGGGTCAAGGCCAAGCGGGGAGTTAAGCTCAACGTCAGCGGGGCCTTTCACTCGCCCCTAATGGCAGAAGCTGCCACGGAGTTTCAGGCTGTTTTAGCGCCGGTTGCGTTTCAGCAGGCCCAAGTGCCGGTGCTCTCTAACGTTGATCCCAGCCCCAGCGTCGAACCCCAGGTGCTCAAGGATCGGCTGGCTCAGCAGATGACGGGATCGGTGCGCTGGCGCGAGATCTCTTTGCAGCTGCCGCAGGAAGGTATTGAGCGGGTGGTCGAGGTCGGCCCCGGCAACGTGCTGACTGGGCTGATCAAGCGTACCTGTAAGGATCTAGAGCTAGTGAATGTGGGCACGCTGGCCCAACTGGAAGCGGTAGCTGGGTAG
- a CDS encoding beta-ketoacyl-ACP synthase III, with translation MLNQPKTGVSVVGSGSARLSSRLANDDLSRLVETDDEWIASRTGIRSRNLAGAEESLRSLAAEAGRNAIAMAGLAPTDIQLIILATSTPDDLFGTASQVQAELGAVHAAAFDLTAACSGFVFALVTASQFIRTGTYQNILVIGADILSRWVDWSDRRTCVLFGDGAGAVVLQSCDRDRLLGFELCSDGSMNSCLNLSYAPEPQSLIDEVTVQQGTFQPITMNGREVYKFAVSRVPEVIEKALFRASLTAENIDWLLLHQANQRILDAVANRLKVPSERVISNMAQHGNTSAASIPLALDETVRAGKIQPGDIIATSGFGAGLTWGAAIFEWGNAD, from the coding sequence ATGCTAAATCAGCCCAAGACGGGAGTCTCAGTTGTGGGCAGCGGTTCGGCGCGCCTGTCATCTCGACTAGCCAACGATGACCTGAGTCGATTGGTTGAGACTGATGATGAGTGGATTGCCAGCCGTACCGGCATTCGTAGCCGCAATCTGGCGGGGGCTGAAGAGTCTTTGAGATCGCTAGCCGCCGAAGCGGGTCGAAATGCGATCGCAATGGCAGGTCTAGCTCCCACCGATATCCAGCTGATCATTTTGGCGACCTCCACGCCAGACGATCTGTTTGGCACGGCTTCTCAAGTCCAGGCAGAACTGGGAGCTGTCCATGCGGCTGCCTTTGATCTGACTGCGGCCTGCTCGGGCTTTGTCTTTGCGCTGGTCACGGCCTCTCAGTTTATTCGCACCGGAACCTATCAAAACATTCTGGTGATTGGTGCAGATATTCTTTCCCGTTGGGTGGATTGGAGCGATCGGCGCACCTGCGTTTTGTTTGGCGATGGGGCGGGGGCGGTGGTGCTGCAGAGTTGCGATCGCGATCGGCTGCTGGGCTTTGAGCTGTGCAGCGACGGCTCTATGAATAGCTGCCTGAATTTGTCCTATGCGCCCGAACCCCAATCCCTGATAGATGAGGTCACGGTGCAGCAGGGCACGTTCCAGCCCATCACGATGAACGGCCGAGAAGTTTACAAGTTTGCCGTCAGCCGCGTCCCTGAGGTCATTGAAAAAGCGCTCTTTCGGGCCAGTCTAACGGCTGAAAATATTGACTGGCTGCTGCTCCACCAGGCTAACCAGCGCATTCTAGATGCCGTAGCCAATCGGCTCAAGGTTCCTTCAGAACGGGTCATTAGCAATATGGCCCAACACGGCAATACCTCAGCCGCCTCTATTCCTTTGGCTCTCGATGAAACCGTCAGGGCGGGCAAAATTCAGCCCGGAGATATCATTGCCACCTCGGGCTTCGGAGCCGGCTTAACCTGGGGTGCCGCCATTTTTGAATGGGGCAACGCGGATTAA
- the plsX gene encoding phosphate acyltransferase PlsX — MGSTRARIAVDAMGGDFAPAEIVAGAIRARAELGVDILLVGDPEQIRASTPQLGNLDGIEIVPSEGTVEMHEEPLGALRRKPQASINVSMDLVKQKRADAVVSAGHSGAAMAAALLRLGRLKGIDRPAIGAVFPTVIAGKSVLILDVGANVDCRPKFLEQFAVMGTIYSRYVLGVESPQVGLLNIGEEPSKGNDLAVRAHQLLADNPFVPFRGNAEGRDVLTGDFDVVVCDGFAGNVLLKFAEAVGEAILQILREELPQGIRGKVGASILKPNLRRIKQRVDHAEHGGALLLGVAGIAVISHGSSHAPSVFNAIRLAKEAVDNQVLERIKTQYQKVAMPAVDGE, encoded by the coding sequence ATGGGATCAACTCGGGCGCGAATCGCGGTTGATGCGATGGGTGGGGATTTTGCACCCGCTGAAATCGTCGCAGGTGCCATCAGGGCAAGGGCGGAATTAGGGGTCGACATTCTCTTGGTTGGCGATCCAGAGCAGATCAGAGCGTCTACTCCGCAGCTAGGGAATCTAGACGGCATCGAAATCGTGCCTTCGGAAGGCACGGTGGAAATGCACGAAGAACCGCTAGGTGCCCTTCGCCGCAAGCCTCAGGCATCGATCAATGTATCTATGGATCTGGTTAAGCAGAAGCGGGCTGATGCCGTTGTCTCTGCGGGGCATTCGGGGGCAGCGATGGCAGCGGCCTTGCTGCGGCTGGGCCGCCTCAAAGGAATTGACCGTCCGGCTATTGGGGCTGTGTTTCCCACGGTCATAGCGGGCAAATCGGTGCTAATTCTAGATGTTGGGGCTAACGTAGACTGCCGGCCCAAGTTTCTAGAACAGTTTGCCGTGATGGGGACAATCTACTCCCGCTACGTTTTGGGGGTCGAAAGCCCCCAGGTAGGGCTGCTCAATATTGGTGAAGAACCCAGCAAAGGCAACGACCTGGCAGTTCGAGCACATCAGCTGCTGGCAGACAATCCCTTTGTGCCCTTTCGGGGCAATGCTGAGGGCAGAGACGTGCTCACCGGAGACTTTGATGTCGTGGTCTGCGACGGATTTGCCGGCAACGTGCTGCTGAAGTTTGCTGAGGCCGTGGGCGAAGCCATTCTGCAAATTTTGCGAGAAGAGCTGCCGCAGGGTATTCGCGGTAAGGTGGGGGCCTCAATTTTGAAGCCCAATCTGCGCCGTATTAAACAGCGGGTTGACCACGCGGAGCATGGCGGTGCCCTGCTGCTCGGAGTCGCTGGGATTGCCGTCATCAGCCACGGCAGCTCCCATGCGCCCTCTGTCTTTAACGCTATCCGGCTGGCTAAAGAGGCCGTTGACAATCAGGTGCTGGAGCGCATCAAGACCCAGTACCAGAAAGTGGCTATGCCAGCAGTGGATGGAGAGTAA
- the rpaB gene encoding response regulator transcription factor RpaB gives MESNKEKILVVDDEASIRRILETRLSMIGYDVVTAADGEEAIETFRTTHPDLVVLDVMMPKLDGYGVCQELRKESDIPIIMLTALGDVADRITGLELGADDYVVKPFSPKELEARIRSVLRRVEKTGTSGIPSSGVITVNTIRIDTNKRQVYKGDERIRLTGMEFSLLELLVSRSGEPFSRSEILQEVWGYTPERHVDTRVVDVHISRLRAKLEDDPSNPELILTARGTGYLFQRIVEPGEE, from the coding sequence TTGGAAAGTAACAAAGAAAAGATCCTGGTCGTTGATGATGAAGCCAGTATCCGCAGGATTTTAGAGACCCGTCTCTCCATGATTGGATACGACGTGGTTACTGCTGCAGATGGTGAAGAGGCGATTGAAACCTTTCGGACGACCCATCCGGATCTGGTGGTTCTAGATGTCATGATGCCTAAGCTCGATGGCTATGGCGTCTGCCAAGAGCTGCGCAAAGAGTCAGACATCCCCATCATCATGCTGACGGCCTTGGGTGACGTGGCCGATCGGATCACAGGACTAGAGCTAGGGGCCGACGACTATGTCGTCAAGCCATTCTCGCCTAAAGAGCTAGAGGCGCGCATTCGCTCCGTCTTGCGGCGGGTTGAAAAGACTGGTACTTCGGGCATTCCGAGTTCCGGCGTGATCACCGTCAACACAATTCGGATCGATACCAACAAGCGACAGGTCTACAAGGGAGACGAGCGTATTCGACTGACCGGCATGGAGTTTAGCCTACTGGAGTTACTGGTAAGCCGCTCTGGTGAACCGTTCTCCCGCTCCGAAATTTTGCAGGAAGTTTGGGGTTATACACCTGAGCGCCATGTCGATACGCGAGTGGTGGATGTCCATATTTCTCGGCTGCGAGCCAAGCTAGAGGATGATCCCAGCAATCCTGAGCTAATTTTGACGGCTCGGGGCACCGGATACCTGTTCCAGCGAATCGTGGAACCGGGTGAAGAGTAG
- the radA gene encoding DNA repair protein RadA yields the protein MPKTRSIYVCNECGAESPQYFGKCAVCGSWNSLVEQAVAAPPASSARLPGRTSGKKSAPAGATGGKPRLAMTLNQIEDHPQARLPSGYQELDRVLGGGIVPGSLVLVGGDPGIGKSTLLLQVASQMGRKTRVLYVCAEESGQQVKLRWQRLSEQPSRPARSTKSTKAEAPATATLVAEAEGSGADLASLEDLLEADSGAKPSALAAQLYLLPEIDLETILMELEALQPTIAVIDSIQALYYGALTSAPGSVAQVRECTSGLMQLAKRSNIAMFIVGHVTKEGAIAGPKVLEHLVDTVLYFEGDRFASHRLLRSVKNRFGATHELGVFEMVDRGLEEIRNPSELFLGNRDERVPGIATIVACEGTRPLVVELQSLVSPTSYSSPRRSATGIEFNRLLQILAVLEKRVGIPLSKLDAYVASSGGLNVAEPAADLGMAIAVAASFRDRIVDPEMVLIGEVGLGGQVRPISQLELRLKEAAKLGFKRAIVPKGQIANFPGMEIIPVARVVDAIAFALAGETKGGEE from the coding sequence ATGCCCAAGACACGCTCTATTTATGTCTGTAATGAATGTGGCGCTGAATCGCCCCAGTACTTTGGTAAATGCGCGGTTTGTGGCAGCTGGAACTCGCTGGTAGAGCAGGCAGTCGCCGCACCACCAGCCAGTTCTGCTCGGCTGCCCGGCCGCACCTCAGGTAAAAAGTCAGCTCCGGCTGGAGCAACTGGCGGCAAGCCCCGGCTGGCGATGACCCTGAACCAGATTGAGGATCATCCCCAGGCCCGGCTGCCCTCAGGGTATCAAGAACTAGATCGGGTACTGGGCGGCGGCATTGTGCCTGGATCACTGGTGTTGGTGGGAGGCGATCCGGGTATTGGCAAATCGACGCTGCTGCTTCAGGTAGCCAGCCAGATGGGTCGTAAGACCCGAGTGCTCTATGTCTGTGCTGAAGAGTCGGGCCAGCAGGTGAAGCTGCGCTGGCAGCGGCTATCTGAGCAGCCATCGCGCCCCGCACGAAGTACTAAATCTACCAAGGCTGAAGCCCCAGCAACGGCAACCCTGGTGGCCGAAGCAGAGGGCAGTGGGGCCGACCTGGCCTCGCTAGAAGACTTGCTAGAAGCAGACTCAGGCGCAAAGCCCTCGGCTCTAGCGGCTCAGCTCTACCTGCTGCCAGAAATCGATCTCGAAACTATTTTGATGGAGCTAGAGGCGCTGCAGCCTACGATTGCAGTTATCGACAGCATTCAGGCTCTCTACTACGGAGCTTTGACCTCGGCTCCTGGCTCGGTGGCTCAGGTACGCGAGTGCACGTCGGGGCTAATGCAGCTGGCCAAGCGCTCCAATATCGCGATGTTTATCGTGGGGCACGTTACTAAAGAAGGTGCGATCGCAGGCCCCAAAGTACTCGAGCACCTAGTAGATACGGTGCTGTATTTCGAGGGCGACCGATTTGCCAGTCACCGGCTGCTGCGCTCGGTGAAAAATCGCTTTGGCGCGACCCACGAACTGGGCGTGTTTGAAATGGTCGATCGAGGGCTAGAGGAAATCCGCAACCCCTCGGAGCTGTTTTTGGGAAACCGCGATGAGCGCGTACCGGGGATCGCTACTATCGTTGCCTGCGAAGGCACCCGGCCCCTGGTCGTAGAACTGCAGTCTCTAGTCAGTCCCACCAGCTACAGCTCACCCCGCCGCTCAGCCACCGGCATTGAGTTTAATCGGCTGCTGCAAATTCTGGCAGTGCTGGAAAAGCGAGTCGGCATTCCCCTGTCAAAGCTCGATGCCTACGTGGCTTCCTCAGGCGGGCTGAACGTGGCAGAACCCGCCGCCGATTTGGGTATGGCGATCGCAGTAGCAGCCAGCTTTCGCGATCGCATTGTCGATCCCGAAATGGTGCTGATTGGTGAAGTCGGTTTAGGCGGCCAGGTGCGCCCCATTTCTCAGCTAGAACTGCGGCTCAAAGAAGCAGCCAAGCTCGGCTTTAAGCGAGCCATCGTACCCAAAGGCCAGATCGCTAATTTCCCAGGCATGGAAATTATTCCTGTGGCGCGGGTGGTCGATGCGATCGCATTCGCTTTAGCAGGAGAGACGAAAGGGGGGGAGGAGTAG
- a CDS encoding serine hydrolase, whose amino-acid sequence MTLGLTAIHPMLAMAPKLTDSHPLLQELNEAASLDSLYQLRDRIQTDLSSLPKTTSQDTKRLDPYYTLAQLTQRVTQRIQGEKQAETVYRRALELANQAMTTRQSGDDSLQALQQEEFLWQAAIDQLATIPEDSIQAEQAEEKIAQYRRIVEPVAKKVDRALSEFLEEIAEDTGQSSAIRISLCHELGECRDYQGDVPPESPASLIKLPVAVALMQMVADEGIDLDEEVYIDPHNFTENADGAKIFIDHEYPLREVMARMINESNNIATNQLVDYIGWDALNTILTERGFPNTTVSTKLVGESIYPTENMGSAPNTTTTNELTEMMRQIYTFQHPGDEEILDALVGQSDWDFGYTALKRLDRKRVTWIGEKTGQNSKVIGSTLGVKVDDERYLLTVTIDNSANQILLREVIQEVVQHILDNGHLVTSGR is encoded by the coding sequence ATGACCCTAGGCCTGACGGCCATTCATCCCATGCTGGCAATGGCTCCCAAGCTAACAGACTCTCATCCGCTGCTGCAAGAGCTAAACGAGGCCGCTTCCCTCGACAGCCTCTACCAGCTGCGAGATCGCATTCAAACCGACCTCAGCTCGCTACCCAAAACCACTAGCCAAGACACCAAACGCCTCGACCCGTATTACACCCTGGCCCAGCTAACCCAGCGTGTCACCCAGCGCATCCAGGGTGAAAAGCAAGCAGAAACAGTCTATCGCCGTGCCCTAGAACTGGCTAATCAAGCCATGACCACTCGCCAGAGTGGTGATGATTCCCTACAGGCGCTGCAGCAAGAAGAGTTTCTTTGGCAGGCCGCCATCGATCAGCTAGCAACCATTCCCGAGGACTCAATCCAGGCTGAGCAAGCCGAAGAAAAAATCGCCCAATACCGCCGCATTGTCGAACCCGTTGCCAAAAAGGTTGATAGAGCCCTCTCTGAATTTTTAGAGGAGATTGCCGAAGACACCGGGCAGTCATCCGCTATTCGCATCTCTCTTTGCCATGAGTTGGGCGAGTGTCGTGACTACCAGGGCGACGTTCCCCCAGAAAGTCCAGCTAGCCTGATCAAGCTGCCCGTGGCGGTAGCGCTGATGCAGATGGTGGCTGATGAGGGCATCGATTTGGATGAGGAAGTCTATATCGATCCCCACAACTTTACTGAGAATGCAGACGGAGCCAAGATCTTCATCGATCATGAATACCCGCTCAGAGAAGTCATGGCCCGGATGATCAATGAAAGTAACAACATCGCTACCAACCAGCTGGTGGACTACATCGGCTGGGACGCCCTCAACACCATCCTGACAGAACGCGGATTCCCCAACACCACCGTCAGCACCAAGCTCGTGGGTGAAAGCATCTATCCCACTGAAAACATGGGGTCTGCTCCCAACACCACGACCACTAATGAGCTGACCGAGATGATGCGCCAGATCTACACCTTCCAGCACCCCGGCGATGAGGAGATCCTCGATGCCTTGGTCGGTCAGTCCGACTGGGACTTTGGCTACACCGCACTGAAGCGCCTAGACCGCAAACGAGTTACCTGGATTGGCGAGAAAACCGGCCAGAACTCCAAAGTCATTGGCAGTACCCTCGGTGTAAAAGTAGACGACGAGCGCTACCTGCTAACGGTCACCATCGACAACAGCGCCAACCAGATCCTGCTGCGAGAGGTGATTCAAGAGGTGGTGCAGCATATTTTGGATAACGGGCATTTGGTGACGTCGGGGCGGTAG
- the gatA gene encoding Asp-tRNA(Asn)/Glu-tRNA(Gln) amidotransferase subunit GatA, protein MSSIRELHQQLVSKERTAVEITQSYLDRIAALEPRLKSYLTVTADQALEQAGAVDQRIAAGESIGLLTGIPIAIKDNMCTQGIRTTCGSKVLENFVPPYESTVTERLAAAGAIPLGKTNLDEFAMGSSTENSAYQVTANPWDLERVPGGSSGGSAAAVAARECVVALGSDTGGSIRQPASFCGVVGLKPTYGLVSRYGLVAYASSLDQVGPLAPTVEDAAILLQAIAGYDPRDSTSLNVEIPDYSKVLLPSLDRRNKRRIGVIKETFGDGLDPVVEAAVEKAIQQLQDLGAEIQVISCPQFRYGLPTYYIIAPSEASSNLARYDGVKYGIRKDDSSLMSMYTKTRAEGFGEEVKRRIMIGTYALSAGYYDAYYLKAQKVRTLIKQDFERAFNQVDVLVCPTSPTTAFKAGDKVDDPISMYLSDLMTIPVNLAGLPGMSLPCGFDEQGMPIGLQLIANVLREDLLFEVGYAYEQATGWHKRTPDLE, encoded by the coding sequence ATGTCATCGATCCGCGAACTGCATCAACAGCTCGTCAGCAAAGAGCGGACGGCTGTTGAAATTACCCAATCCTACTTAGACCGTATTGCAGCCTTAGAGCCAAGGCTCAAGAGCTATCTAACGGTGACCGCAGACCAGGCCCTGGAGCAGGCAGGGGCGGTTGACCAGCGCATTGCTGCAGGAGAGAGCATTGGCCTGCTAACCGGAATTCCCATTGCCATTAAAGATAATATGTGCACCCAGGGAATTCGGACTACCTGTGGGTCTAAAGTGCTAGAAAACTTTGTGCCTCCCTACGAGTCCACTGTGACCGAGCGGTTGGCCGCAGCTGGGGCTATTCCCCTAGGCAAAACTAATTTAGATGAGTTTGCCATGGGCAGCTCTACCGAAAACTCGGCCTATCAGGTCACGGCCAATCCCTGGGACCTGGAGCGCGTACCAGGGGGGTCTTCAGGCGGCTCAGCGGCAGCAGTGGCGGCCCGAGAGTGCGTGGTGGCATTGGGGTCTGATACGGGCGGTTCAATTCGCCAGCCCGCTTCTTTTTGTGGCGTGGTCGGGTTAAAGCCGACTTACGGCTTAGTGTCTCGCTATGGTCTGGTAGCCTACGCTTCTTCCCTCGATCAGGTTGGCCCACTGGCCCCAACGGTGGAAGATGCGGCGATCTTGCTACAGGCGATCGCAGGCTATGACCCCCGCGACTCTACCAGTCTCAATGTCGAGATCCCTGACTACTCCAAGGTGCTGTTGCCCAGCCTAGATCGGCGCAACAAGCGGCGCATCGGCGTGATCAAAGAAACCTTTGGCGACGGCCTCGACCCGGTGGTAGAAGCAGCGGTCGAAAAAGCGATTCAGCAGCTGCAAGATTTGGGGGCCGAAATTCAGGTAATCTCCTGTCCTCAGTTTCGCTACGGGCTGCCCACCTACTACATCATTGCGCCCTCTGAGGCGTCTTCTAACCTGGCTCGCTACGATGGGGTTAAATACGGCATTCGCAAAGACGACAGCAGCCTGATGTCGATGTATACCAAGACGCGAGCCGAAGGCTTTGGAGAAGAAGTCAAGCGCCGGATTATGATTGGCACCTACGCCCTCTCGGCTGGCTACTACGATGCCTACTACCTCAAGGCACAAAAAGTGCGAACGCTGATCAAGCAGGACTTTGAGCGAGCCTTTAACCAGGTTGATGTGCTGGTGTGCCCCACCTCGCCCACAACTGCATTCAAGGCTGGCGATAAGGTAGACGATCCCATCAGTATGTATCTGTCTGACCTGATGACCATTCCGGTCAACCTGGCTGGTCTGCCGGGAATGAGCCTACCCTGTGGGTTTGACGAGCAGGGAATGCCGATTGGTCTGCAGCTGATTGCCAATGTGCTGCGAGAGGATCTGCTGTTTGAAGTGGGCTATGCCTACGAACAGGCGACCGGATGGCACAAGCGGACTCCCGATTTGGAGTAG
- a CDS encoding alpha/beta fold hydrolase, with amino-acid sequence MSGLVKGGLWIVGAGAIAYLLFCSLLWLGQRKLIFVPNRLLTVTPAALGLDYQEVWIPVGSGPDQLHSWWLPATAPANSLTLLYLHGNAGNIGDHLSLASRFQALGLSVLLVDYRGYGLSTGPFPSETRIYEDALTGWHYLIKDRGIAPEQILIFGHSIGGAVAIDLAVNTPQAAGLIVENTFTSMEAMALHQGYGAWAPVKALLNQRFDSLQKVSRLRLPVLFIHGLADLTVPPEMSQQLYEATPSPKWLWSIPGADHNNVFEVAGLEYDRRIRQFLADLALIGRPS; translated from the coding sequence GTGTCGGGGCTGGTAAAGGGCGGGCTGTGGATAGTGGGGGCGGGTGCGATCGCATACCTCCTATTCTGCAGCTTGCTGTGGCTGGGCCAGCGCAAGCTGATCTTTGTGCCCAATCGCCTGCTAACCGTCACCCCGGCAGCCCTAGGGCTGGATTATCAGGAAGTCTGGATTCCGGTGGGCAGCGGCCCCGATCAGCTGCATAGCTGGTGGCTGCCCGCCACCGCCCCTGCCAATAGCCTCACCCTGCTTTACCTGCATGGCAATGCTGGCAACATCGGGGATCACTTGAGTTTGGCTAGCCGCTTTCAGGCGCTGGGGTTGTCAGTGCTGCTGGTAGATTACCGGGGCTACGGCCTCAGCACTGGCCCTTTCCCCAGCGAGACCCGGATCTATGAAGATGCTTTGACAGGCTGGCACTACCTGATCAAGGACCGGGGCATTGCCCCCGAACAGATCCTAATTTTTGGCCATTCCATTGGCGGAGCCGTGGCCATCGACCTAGCTGTGAATACCCCCCAGGCTGCCGGGCTGATTGTAGAAAATACGTTTACCTCAATGGAGGCGATGGCCCTACATCAGGGGTATGGGGCTTGGGCACCGGTCAAAGCGCTGCTCAACCAGCGCTTTGACTCCCTCCAAAAGGTTTCCCGGCTGCGGCTGCCGGTTCTATTTATTCATGGGCTCGCTGATCTGACGGTGCCGCCGGAAATGAGCCAGCAGCTCTATGAAGCAACACCCTCTCCCAAATGGCTGTGGAGCATTCCCGGAGCCGATCACAACAATGTTTTTGAGGTTGCTGGTCTTGAGTATGACCGCCGCATTCGTCAGTTTCTAGCAGATTTGGCGCTGATTGGGCGTCCTAGCTGA
- a CDS encoding exopolysaccharide biosynthesis protein: MARLSLELQRYFFEDSPGPKVTLQDILSLAGERTFGFLFVLLSLPSALPIPAPGYSVPFGIVMFVLAVQLIVGRQRLWLPEKWQGRAFELAQVQGVMKAGLPWLKRLEALSRPRLSYICTSLPGRVVIGVAIALMSISMMIPVPGTNTLPAIGIFITGFGLLDDDGFISLIGLVVCVMGGILSSLILMFGYEAVKTGIEVIRNGGF, encoded by the coding sequence ATGGCTCGCCTCTCGCTAGAACTGCAGCGCTACTTTTTCGAAGACAGCCCTGGCCCTAAGGTCACTCTGCAAGACATCCTCAGCCTGGCCGGTGAGCGCACCTTTGGCTTTTTGTTTGTGCTGCTATCGTTACCATCGGCCTTGCCCATCCCCGCTCCGGGGTATTCGGTACCCTTTGGCATCGTCATGTTCGTGTTGGCTGTGCAGCTAATTGTCGGTCGTCAGCGCCTCTGGCTGCCTGAGAAGTGGCAGGGACGCGCCTTCGAGCTGGCTCAGGTGCAGGGCGTGATGAAAGCTGGCTTGCCCTGGCTCAAGCGGCTAGAAGCCCTCTCTCGGCCCCGGTTGAGCTACATCTGCACTAGCCTGCCAGGGCGAGTGGTGATTGGAGTTGCGATCGCACTGATGTCGATCTCCATGATGATTCCAGTGCCCGGTACCAACACCCTGCCAGCGATCGGCATTTTCATTACGGGCTTTGGGCTACTCGATGACGATGGCTTTATCAGCCTGATTGGGCTGGTGGTTTGCGTTATGGGCGGCATCCTCTCCAGCTTAATTTTGATGTTTGGCTACGAGGCCGTCAAAACCGGCATTGAGGTCATCCGCAACGGCGGGTTTTAA
- a CDS encoding thylakoid membrane photosystem I accumulation factor, whose translation MLFLVTAWLGWGGQPAAFAGLTDDRYDGNIFALYAGNGSLVPPRTTLEQSLKQGRPALLVIYVDDSSECKQYASVISQLQGPYSWATSIIPIMADSISVKDRYEPTEPGYYFDNAVPKTVIFDAEGKVVLNEAGVLSYERLDDALREVFDLLPRTESEELRRRSFNEVNTELVPD comes from the coding sequence ATGCTTTTTCTAGTCACCGCTTGGCTGGGCTGGGGTGGTCAACCCGCTGCCTTTGCTGGACTCACTGACGATCGCTACGATGGCAACATTTTTGCCCTATATGCCGGGAATGGGTCACTGGTTCCACCTCGCACTACTCTAGAGCAATCGCTCAAGCAGGGCAGACCGGCACTGCTGGTCATTTACGTAGACGACAGCAGCGAGTGCAAGCAATACGCCTCGGTGATCTCCCAGCTCCAAGGCCCCTATAGTTGGGCGACCAGCATCATCCCAATCATGGCCGATTCGATTTCGGTTAAGGACCGCTACGAGCCGACTGAGCCGGGCTATTACTTTGATAACGCAGTGCCCAAAACGGTCATTTTTGATGCTGAGGGGAAGGTGGTGCTGAACGAAGCCGGCGTTCTGTCCTACGAGCGCCTAGATGATGCGCTGCGGGAAGTCTTTGATCTGCTGCCGCGCACAGAGTCGGAAGAACTGCGCCGCCGCTCTTTCAATGAAGTGAACACCGAGCTAGTGCCCGACTAA